In Gordonia phthalatica, one genomic interval encodes:
- a CDS encoding reverse transcriptase family protein, whose translation MGDLFGGPQGVSHPRRYDSAQVRLAVHAIDRLRRPVTPDRSAEVWTSREINGALVTVLDPVVADDVTRLLVTAFAAPPHRDDLAAFLAAIPADRTVRVAEPVVSHPVFAVRPIDDVTALAHWLAMSVTELDWFAARGRWSRRAKPQLRHYRVQRLPKRDGGFRIIEAPKERLATAQRRILDEILSAVPPHPAAHGFVRGRSVQSYASTHALHDTVVRVDLRRCFEHVTYPRVRAVFAAIGYAPAVAAYLASLCTTTIAIDDEKLVDPIHAALLRERHLPQGAPTSPALLNLVLRRIDFRIAGYAAKHRIAYTRYGDDLAFSGDDLDAGKLVWFVTRVAAAEGFVVHPSKTRIMHDHQRQQLGGLVVNRGVRSSRADFDALKALLHNAIRHGAQSQNRDGHPDFRAHVYGRIGWVSTGSPARRKRLRDMAARVDWES comes from the coding sequence ATGGGGGACCTGTTCGGCGGACCGCAGGGGGTGAGTCACCCGCGGCGGTACGACTCCGCTCAGGTTCGCCTCGCGGTCCACGCGATCGACCGGCTGCGCAGGCCGGTCACTCCCGACCGGTCCGCCGAGGTCTGGACGTCCCGGGAGATCAACGGCGCCCTCGTCACCGTGCTCGATCCGGTCGTCGCCGACGACGTGACCCGCCTGCTCGTCACCGCCTTCGCCGCACCGCCGCATCGCGACGACCTCGCCGCATTCCTGGCTGCGATCCCCGCCGATCGGACGGTTCGGGTCGCGGAGCCGGTGGTGTCCCACCCGGTCTTCGCGGTCCGCCCGATCGACGACGTCACCGCGCTGGCCCACTGGCTGGCCATGAGCGTCACCGAACTTGACTGGTTCGCCGCACGCGGCCGCTGGTCACGGCGTGCGAAGCCGCAGCTGCGCCACTACCGAGTGCAGCGACTTCCGAAGCGCGACGGCGGATTCCGCATCATCGAAGCGCCCAAGGAACGGCTCGCCACCGCGCAGCGCCGGATCCTCGACGAGATCTTGAGCGCGGTCCCGCCGCATCCGGCGGCCCACGGCTTCGTTCGCGGTCGCTCGGTCCAGAGCTACGCGTCGACGCACGCGCTCCATGACACGGTGGTCCGGGTGGACCTGCGGCGCTGCTTCGAGCACGTCACGTACCCGCGGGTGCGGGCGGTGTTCGCGGCCATCGGCTACGCGCCGGCAGTCGCCGCCTACCTGGCGAGCCTGTGCACAACGACCATCGCGATCGACGACGAGAAGCTCGTCGATCCGATCCACGCGGCACTGCTGCGGGAGCGTCACCTGCCGCAAGGGGCGCCGACCTCACCCGCGTTGCTGAACCTCGTCCTCCGCAGGATCGACTTCCGGATCGCGGGATACGCGGCCAAGCATCGGATCGCTTACACCCGCTACGGCGACGACCTCGCCTTCTCCGGCGACGACCTCGACGCGGGGAAGCTGGTCTGGTTCGTCACTCGCGTGGCCGCCGCCGAGGGTTTCGTCGTCCACCCGAGCAAGACCCGCATCATGCACGACCACCAGCGGCAACAGCTCGGCGGCCTCGTCGTCAACCGCGGCGTGCGGAGTTCGCGCGCGGACTTCGACGCGCTGAAAGCGCTGCTGCACAACGCGATCCGGCACGGTGCGCAGTCGCAGAACCGCGACGGGCACCCCGACTTCCGTGCTCATGTCTACGGCCGGATCGGCTGGGTGTCGACCGGATCACCGGCCCGTCGGAAACGACTCCGGGACATGGCGGCCCGCGTCGACTGGGAGAGCTGA
- a CDS encoding tRNA (cytidine(34)-2'-O)-methyltransferase — MFRIVFFSPRIPPNTGNAIRIAANTGCELHLIEPLGFTMTDKQVKRAGLDYHEMAHVTVHPDLETAWEKLQPKRVFAFTAHATRFYTDVAYEPDDILLFGPEPTGLPDEVLNDPHVTDQLRIPMLAGRRSMNLANATSVALYEAWRQHGFDGAV; from the coding sequence GTGTTCCGCATCGTGTTCTTCAGCCCCCGAATCCCTCCCAACACGGGAAACGCGATCCGCATCGCCGCCAACACCGGGTGCGAACTCCACCTGATCGAGCCACTGGGGTTCACAATGACCGACAAACAGGTGAAGCGCGCAGGCCTGGACTACCACGAGATGGCGCACGTGACCGTGCACCCCGATCTGGAGACTGCGTGGGAGAAGCTGCAGCCCAAGCGGGTGTTCGCCTTCACCGCGCACGCCACCCGCTTCTACACCGACGTCGCCTACGAACCCGACGACATCCTGCTGTTCGGACCCGAGCCGACGGGGCTGCCCGACGAGGTCCTGAACGACCCGCACGTCACCGACCAGCTCCGCATCCCCATGCTGGCGGGGCGACGCTCGATGAATCTGGCCAACGCCACCTCTGTCGCGCTGTATGAAGCGTGGCGTCAGCACGGCTTCGACGGCGCCGTGTGA
- a CDS encoding PASTA domain-containing protein, producing MRRHVITSLLAVSATVLVAGCGGSTDTSTTATTPERGTTVAAPAQAERATDTTAPETTKTAPAATAADAVMPNVVCMNLQDAQNAIQKAGVFFSRSKDASGQGRRQVLDRNWIVVAQTPDAGSPVGEGEAVLSAVKIGEPNPC from the coding sequence ATGCGTCGCCACGTCATCACCTCGCTCCTCGCCGTCTCTGCAACTGTTCTGGTGGCCGGTTGCGGAGGGTCGACCGACACGAGCACGACGGCGACGACCCCGGAGCGCGGCACGACGGTCGCCGCTCCCGCGCAGGCCGAGCGGGCGACGGACACGACCGCACCCGAGACGACGAAGACCGCGCCCGCCGCGACTGCGGCGGACGCGGTCATGCCGAACGTCGTGTGCATGAATCTCCAGGACGCGCAGAACGCGATCCAGAAGGCCGGCGTGTTCTTCTCTCGCAGCAAGGACGCCAGCGGGCAGGGCCGTCGTCAGGTCCTCGATCGGAACTGGATCGTCGTCGCCCAGACTCCCGATGCGGGCAGCCCGGTCGGCGAAGGCGAGGCGGTCCTGTCCGCGGTCAAGATCGGAGAACCGAATCCCTGCTGA
- a CDS encoding DUF3556 domain-containing protein: MSFLKQTAPDVDFPTWSKGTRAEKIKPMARHWAEVGFGTPVALHLFYVLKVALYILIGWAVVVATPGIDGFFDPSSWFAEPIVFQKIVLYTMLIEVVGLGCGFGPLNNRYFPPMGSILYWLRPGTIRQPPWSRIPLTGGDTRTPVDVALYAALLVMTVVALFLGGTGPVDELGSTVGGLPTWSVVTILVLLAAIGLRDKTIFLASRGEVYGALTVTFLFVGADMILGAKLIFLCIWLGAATSKLNRHFPFVIATMMSNNPIVRSPKLKRLFFRKFPDDLRPGLPARGIAHVSTAVEGLVPLVLFFTHGGWPTLIAAIVMLCFHFGILSAIPMGVPLEWNVFMMVGVVTLFLGHSDIGLGDLVSPWPLLLFAVSAGVVVIGNLMPRKVSFLPGMRYYAGNWDTTLWCMKPSASAKVEKNIVAIASMPAAQLQRFYGSPEAAQVALYMGYAFRAFNSHGRALFTLAHRAMAGTDEAQYMLTDGERICTTTMGWNFGDGHLSNEQLIASMQKRCRFEPGEVRIVLLDAQPIHHQTQQYRLVDPAIGEFERGFVRVADLVDRQPWDDDVPVTVQWRAE; the protein is encoded by the coding sequence ATGAGCTTCTTGAAGCAGACCGCCCCTGACGTCGACTTTCCCACGTGGAGCAAGGGGACCCGCGCCGAGAAGATCAAACCGATGGCACGCCACTGGGCCGAGGTCGGCTTCGGGACCCCCGTGGCACTGCACCTCTTCTATGTGCTGAAGGTGGCGCTCTACATCCTGATCGGCTGGGCCGTCGTGGTCGCGACGCCGGGGATCGACGGCTTCTTCGACCCCAGCTCCTGGTTCGCCGAACCGATCGTCTTCCAGAAGATCGTGCTGTACACGATGCTGATCGAGGTGGTCGGTCTGGGCTGCGGCTTCGGTCCGCTCAACAACCGCTACTTCCCGCCGATGGGCTCGATTCTGTACTGGCTGCGGCCGGGCACCATCCGGCAGCCGCCCTGGTCGCGGATCCCGCTGACCGGTGGCGACACCCGCACCCCGGTCGACGTCGCGCTGTACGCAGCACTGCTGGTGATGACGGTGGTCGCGCTCTTCCTCGGCGGGACGGGACCCGTCGACGAACTCGGCAGCACGGTCGGCGGCCTTCCGACGTGGTCGGTCGTCACGATCCTGGTGCTGCTCGCCGCGATCGGGCTGCGCGACAAGACCATCTTCCTGGCCTCCCGCGGCGAGGTGTACGGCGCGCTGACCGTCACCTTCCTGTTCGTCGGCGCCGACATGATCCTCGGCGCCAAGCTGATCTTCCTGTGCATCTGGCTCGGCGCGGCGACGTCGAAGCTGAATCGCCACTTCCCGTTCGTGATCGCGACGATGATGTCGAACAATCCGATTGTTCGATCGCCGAAGCTCAAGCGCCTGTTCTTCCGGAAGTTCCCCGACGACCTGCGGCCCGGTCTACCCGCCCGCGGCATCGCGCATGTGTCCACCGCCGTCGAGGGGCTGGTGCCGCTGGTGCTGTTCTTCACGCACGGCGGGTGGCCGACGTTGATCGCCGCGATCGTCATGCTGTGCTTCCACTTCGGCATCCTGTCCGCGATCCCGATGGGCGTGCCGCTGGAGTGGAACGTCTTCATGATGGTCGGCGTCGTGACGCTGTTCCTCGGCCACTCCGACATCGGCCTCGGCGACCTCGTCTCACCATGGCCGCTCCTGTTGTTCGCCGTGTCCGCCGGCGTCGTCGTGATCGGCAACCTGATGCCGCGCAAGGTGTCGTTCCTGCCCGGCATGCGCTACTACGCGGGCAACTGGGACACCACGCTGTGGTGCATGAAGCCGTCGGCGTCGGCGAAGGTGGAGAAGAACATCGTCGCCATCGCCTCGATGCCCGCGGCGCAGTTGCAGCGGTTCTACGGCAGTCCCGAGGCCGCGCAGGTCGCCCTGTACATGGGATACGCGTTCCGCGCGTTCAACAGCCACGGTCGTGCGCTGTTCACCCTAGCCCATCGCGCGATGGCGGGCACCGACGAAGCACAGTACATGCTGACCGACGGTGAGCGGATCTGCACCACCACCATGGGCTGGAACTTCGGTGACGGCCACCTCTCCAACGAGCAGTTGATCGCCTCCATGCAGAAGCGCTGTCGGTTCGAGCCGGGCGAGGTGCGGATCGTGCTCCTCGACGCGCAGCCCATCCACCATCAGACCCAGCAGTACCGCCTCGTCGACCCCGCGATCGGCGAGTTCGAGCGGGGCTTCGTCCGGGTCGCCGATCTGGTCGACCGGCAACCGTGGGACGACGACGTGCCGGTCACGGTGCAGTGGCGAGCCGAGTGA
- a CDS encoding bifunctional methylenetetrahydrofolate dehydrogenase/methenyltetrahydrofolate cyclohydrolase — protein sequence MTAIRLDGKLTRDEIFTDLSARVARLRDAGITPGLGTVLVGDDPGSQSYVKGKHSDCAKVGIASIRKDLPADATTEQLNAAIDDLNADPACTGYIVQLPLPKHLDENAALERILPEKDADGLHPINLGRLVLGKESTLPCTPRGVIHLLRRYDVPLDGARVTVVGRGVTIGRPIGLLLTRRSENSTVTLCHTGTRDLASEVQRADIVVAAAGVPHLITADMVKPGAAVIDVGVSRTEAGLTGDVHPDVWEVAGAVSPNPGGVGPLTRAFLLANVVERAEAQLAAREA from the coding sequence GTGACGGCGATTCGACTGGACGGCAAACTCACCCGCGACGAGATCTTCACCGATCTGAGCGCCCGAGTGGCGCGGCTCAGGGACGCGGGCATCACGCCCGGCCTGGGCACCGTGCTGGTCGGCGACGACCCCGGCTCGCAGTCGTACGTGAAGGGCAAGCACTCCGACTGCGCCAAGGTCGGCATCGCCTCGATCCGCAAGGACCTCCCCGCCGACGCGACCACCGAGCAGCTGAACGCCGCGATCGACGACCTCAACGCCGACCCGGCCTGCACCGGCTACATCGTGCAGCTGCCGCTCCCGAAGCACCTCGACGAGAACGCGGCCCTCGAGCGCATCCTTCCCGAGAAGGACGCCGACGGCCTGCACCCGATCAACCTCGGCCGCCTGGTCCTCGGCAAGGAGTCGACGCTGCCGTGTACCCCGCGCGGAGTCATCCACCTGCTGCGCCGCTACGACGTCCCGCTCGACGGCGCTCGCGTGACGGTCGTCGGCCGCGGCGTCACGATCGGTCGGCCGATCGGCCTGCTGCTGACCCGCCGCAGCGAGAACTCCACCGTCACCCTCTGCCACACCGGCACCCGCGACCTCGCCTCCGAGGTGCAGCGTGCCGACATCGTCGTCGCGGCCGCCGGCGTCCCGCACCTGATCACCGCCGACATGGTGAAGCCCGGTGCGGCCGTCATCGACGTGGGCGTGAGCCGCACCGAGGCCGGCCTGACCGGCGACGTGCATCCTGACGTCTGGGAGGTGGCCGGCGCGGTGTCGCCGAACCCCGGCGGCGTCGGCCCCCTGACCCGAGCCTTCCTGCTCGCGAACGTCGTCGAGCGCGCCGAAGCGCAGTTGGCCGCCCGCGAGGCCTGA